Proteins encoded within one genomic window of Candidatus Amarolinea dominans:
- the iolB gene encoding 5-deoxy-glucuronate isomerase: MKQYHADNLVIHPGQAADPDVIVEVTPEIAGWETIHFQARRLPVGRTWSFQTGNHELVLVILGGTLDVSSDHGQWFGLGRRAHVFAGLPTALYLSCHTFFTVTAATDCEFAVAWVKADQDFAPRLVTPADVSIEIRGGDHATRQINRMLPPGFPCQRLVVVEVYTPGGNWSSYPPHKHDVQALAADGSLAQADLDEVYYYKMNRPEGYALQRVYTDHNSPLHRAGFPIDAAVIAHDNDVVLIPEGYHPVSSPVGYTTYYLNVLAGSAQSLAAQDDPTFAWVKDSYQSLDPRVPIYDLSQD, translated from the coding sequence ATGAAACAATACCATGCCGACAACCTGGTGATCCATCCTGGTCAGGCGGCCGATCCGGATGTCATCGTCGAAGTCACGCCCGAAATCGCTGGCTGGGAGACAATTCACTTTCAAGCGCGACGCCTGCCCGTTGGCCGTACCTGGTCGTTCCAAACCGGCAACCATGAGTTGGTCCTGGTGATCTTGGGCGGCACGCTGGATGTCTCATCAGATCACGGTCAATGGTTCGGTCTGGGACGCCGCGCACATGTCTTTGCCGGACTGCCCACCGCGCTCTATCTCTCATGTCACACCTTTTTCACGGTTACGGCTGCCACCGACTGCGAGTTTGCGGTCGCCTGGGTCAAGGCCGACCAGGACTTCGCACCGCGCCTGGTGACGCCGGCCGACGTCAGCATCGAGATTCGCGGGGGCGACCACGCCACCCGGCAGATCAACCGCATGCTGCCGCCCGGCTTCCCCTGCCAGCGCCTGGTGGTGGTGGAAGTCTACACGCCTGGCGGCAACTGGTCGAGCTATCCGCCGCACAAGCATGACGTGCAGGCGCTGGCGGCCGATGGCAGCCTGGCACAAGCCGACCTGGACGAGGTCTACTATTATAAGATGAATCGCCCGGAAGGCTATGCCCTGCAGCGCGTCTACACCGATCACAACTCGCCGCTGCACCGCGCCGGCTTCCCCATTGATGCCGCGGTCATTGCGCACGACAACGATGTGGTGCTGATCCCAGAGGGCTACCACCCGGTCTCCAGCCCGGTCGGCTACACCACCTATTATCTCAATGTGCTGGCAGGCAGCGCGCAGAGCCTGGCCGCGCAGGATGACCCGACGTTCGCCTGGGTCAAAGATTCCTATCAGTCCCTCGACCCGCGTGTACCGATCTACGATCTCAGTCAAGACTAA